In a single window of the Acidobacteriota bacterium genome:
- the hemW gene encoding radical SAM family heme chaperone HemW — MPAGVYLHIPFCKSRCSYCDFATDVYRSSDAVERYVAALCAEVGTTCGSGWLNADIDTIYFGGGTPSLLEPEQVEKIINSVSSVFSVAECHEITMEMNPATVTPEKLAAYRELGVNRASFGVQTFNDRDLKLLARGHDANDARQTYRMLRDAGFTNISFDLIAGLPGQTMHDWQRNLDEAVAMSPEHISLYLLEIHESTPLAEQVRSGRRTPIDDELAAEMYEVMLDRLAAAGYAQYEISNFAKPGFESRHNTKYWALKPVFGFGVSAHSFNGSERYANERDTAKYVEMIEASGSAETYREQIDLASETAFLGLRLTEGIEIAVYQEKFGIDLVKMTASLAEKGLIETSAGRVRLTRRGMLFSNEVFAEFV, encoded by the coding sequence GTGCCCGCCGGTGTTTATCTTCATATTCCTTTCTGCAAGTCGCGGTGTTCGTACTGCGACTTCGCGACCGACGTTTACCGCAGCAGCGATGCGGTCGAGCGCTACGTCGCGGCGTTGTGCGCGGAGGTCGGAACCACCTGCGGTAGCGGGTGGTTAAACGCTGACATCGACACCATCTACTTCGGCGGCGGCACGCCATCGCTGCTGGAGCCCGAGCAAGTTGAAAAGATAATAAACTCAGTGTCCTCCGTGTTCTCTGTGGCCGAATGTCACGAGATCACAATGGAAATGAACCCCGCGACCGTAACGCCCGAAAAGCTCGCCGCGTATCGCGAACTCGGCGTCAACCGTGCGAGCTTTGGCGTGCAGACATTCAACGACCGCGATCTGAAACTCCTCGCCCGCGGACACGATGCCAACGACGCTCGTCAAACCTACCGGATGCTCCGCGACGCCGGCTTTACGAATATCAGCTTTGATCTGATCGCAGGACTTCCGGGGCAGACGATGCATGATTGGCAGCGCAATCTCGACGAGGCCGTCGCGATGTCGCCCGAGCATATCTCGCTGTATCTATTGGAGATACACGAATCGACGCCGCTCGCCGAACAGGTGCGTTCGGGCCGCCGCACGCCGATCGACGATGAACTTGCCGCAGAAATGTACGAGGTGATGCTCGACCGGCTTGCCGCCGCGGGCTACGCGCAATACGAGATATCGAACTTCGCAAAGCCGGGCTTTGAGTCGCGTCATAACACAAAATACTGGGCGTTGAAGCCCGTGTTCGGCTTCGGTGTGTCGGCACATTCCTTTAACGGGAGCGAGCGTTATGCGAACGAACGCGACACCGCGAAATATGTGGAAATGATCGAAGCGTCAGGCTCGGCCGAGACATATCGCGAACAGATAGACCTTGCATCAGAGACCGCGTTCCTTGGCCTGCGTCTGACGGAGGGAATTGAAATTGCCGTTTACCAAGAAAAATTCGGGATCGATCTCGTCAAAATGACGGCGAGCCTCGCGGAAAAAGGCCTCATCGAAACGTCGGCAGGCCGCGTACGTTTGACGCGGCGTGGAATGCTGTTCTCAAATGAGGTGTTCGCCGAATTCGTATGA
- a CDS encoding tetratricopeptide repeat protein: MLRKIGTFLVMAAAFSLAAVSVSAQSAPVSGKVEKQNADGTREPVTNALIEVYRVDIKAGFPSAKTNRRGEFSFAGLPYMAQFVFAVSAPDCAPTVFSNVRAGMDKILITMYPGDGSKLTEAEVRAGAVGVTGPDSEAAAQQNAKASEDQKKAEAEYQAKLKEVSEKNEKAKKVNEIVGEALKSGNAAYEAKNFELAISKYSEGIAADPTFAGTAPILMNNRSTAYRMRGVNTYNSAVKTADAAEKMELQRTAKGDFAASAEGFLGSWNILKTASPEDFSDKSLLDSTKTGALSGAIETFRVAAATGQVDPAVIEAAKAMIPEYLNAESDNVKKATAMLILGDLYREAQKREDAVTAYRALLEKYPDNIDGMAYLGLVLVDMSWLNNNDKEMAQEGANLLQKFAGIAPDSHKMKQGAKEYLEILKAQNVVPTRQTTPARRRN; encoded by the coding sequence ATGTTACGCAAAATTGGCACTTTTTTGGTTATGGCAGCGGCGTTCTCGCTTGCCGCGGTCAGCGTATCGGCACAGTCGGCACCCGTTAGCGGCAAAGTTGAGAAACAGAACGCCGACGGCACGCGTGAGCCGGTAACGAACGCCCTGATCGAGGTTTATCGCGTCGATATAAAGGCGGGCTTTCCGTCTGCTAAGACGAATCGGCGAGGCGAATTCAGCTTTGCCGGCCTGCCGTATATGGCTCAGTTCGTTTTTGCTGTCAGCGCACCCGATTGCGCCCCGACCGTTTTCTCGAACGTCCGTGCCGGCATGGACAAGATCCTGATCACGATGTATCCCGGCGACGGCAGTAAATTGACCGAAGCCGAGGTCCGTGCAGGTGCTGTCGGCGTGACGGGGCCTGACAGCGAAGCGGCCGCCCAGCAAAATGCAAAGGCATCGGAAGATCAGAAAAAGGCCGAAGCAGAATATCAGGCCAAACTGAAAGAGGTCTCGGAAAAGAACGAAAAGGCCAAAAAGGTAAATGAGATTGTCGGTGAAGCTCTAAAGTCGGGCAATGCTGCCTATGAAGCAAAGAATTTCGAGCTCGCGATATCGAAATATTCTGAGGGCATCGCCGCTGACCCGACATTTGCCGGTACCGCCCCGATCCTGATGAATAACCGCAGCACCGCCTATCGCATGCGCGGCGTCAACACGTACAATTCGGCGGTAAAGACCGCAGATGCCGCTGAAAAGATGGAACTTCAGCGGACCGCAAAGGGCGATTTTGCCGCATCGGCTGAGGGCTTTCTTGGTTCGTGGAATATTCTGAAAACCGCATCGCCGGAAGATTTCAGCGACAAGAGCCTGCTTGATTCCACAAAGACGGGTGCACTTTCCGGAGCCATCGAAACATTTCGCGTAGCGGCGGCGACCGGACAGGTCGATCCTGCCGTCATTGAGGCAGCTAAGGCGATGATCCCGGAATATCTGAACGCCGAGTCCGACAACGTTAAAAAGGCGACCGCGATGCTCATTCTCGGCGACCTGTATCGCGAGGCTCAAAAGCGCGAAGATGCCGTTACGGCCTACCGTGCGTTGCTTGAAAAATATCCTGACAACATTGACGGCATGGCGTACTTGGGGCTCGTGCTGGTGGACATGTCGTGGCTGAATAACAACGACAAGGAAATGGCGCAGGAAGGTGCCAACTTGCTGCAGAAATTTGCCGGCATCGCACCTGACAGCCACAAAATGAAACAAGGTGCGAAAGAATACCTTGAGATCCTGAAGGCCCAGAATGTCGTCCCGACACGTCAGACGACGCCCGCACGCCGCAGGAACTAG
- a CDS encoding TerC family protein — MSLFPLAEYWWFYLAFTGFVLLMLALDLGVFHRKEHEVSIKEASIWSAVWVTLALIFNYLLYQYALWKFPQDERLLAMPGFVPDVAAWNVSLEFLTGYIVEKSLSVDNIFVFVIVFAYFAIPAKYQHRVLFYGIIGALVFRAIFIGAGSWLMQFHWVIYLFGGFLILTGLKMMFGAEKEIDPEKNFAIRLFKRFMPVTAKLHGKSFFVREHGRWAATPLFIALLFLEMTDIIFAVDSVPAIFAITAEPMIVFTSNIFAILGLRSMYFMLAGAVSKFHLLKYGLAVVLIFVGLKMVWLNDAFGGKFPVTWSLGFILTTIAASIVASLLFPIKTDEHGKHNTAS, encoded by the coding sequence ATGAGTCTTTTTCCTTTAGCCGAATATTGGTGGTTCTATCTTGCGTTCACCGGTTTTGTACTGCTGATGCTGGCGCTCGATCTGGGTGTTTTTCACCGGAAAGAACACGAGGTCTCGATCAAAGAAGCCAGCATCTGGAGCGCCGTCTGGGTGACGCTGGCGCTCATTTTCAACTACCTTCTCTATCAATACGCACTCTGGAAATTTCCGCAGGACGAGCGGCTGCTCGCGATGCCGGGCTTTGTGCCGGACGTTGCCGCATGGAATGTCTCGCTGGAATTTCTGACCGGCTACATCGTCGAAAAATCGCTCTCGGTCGATAATATCTTCGTCTTTGTCATCGTCTTTGCGTATTTCGCGATACCGGCGAAATATCAGCACCGCGTGCTGTTTTACGGCATCATCGGCGCGCTCGTTTTCCGTGCGATATTTATCGGTGCAGGTTCGTGGCTGATGCAGTTTCACTGGGTCATTTATCTTTTCGGCGGCTTTCTGATCCTGACAGGGCTGAAGATGATGTTCGGCGCGGAAAAGGAGATCGACCCCGAAAAGAACTTTGCGATACGGCTTTTCAAACGCTTTATGCCCGTCACGGCAAAGCTACACGGCAAGAGCTTTTTCGTACGCGAACACGGCCGTTGGGCCGCAACGCCGCTCTTTATCGCACTGCTTTTTCTGGAGATGACGGACATCATCTTTGCGGTGGATTCTGTGCCTGCTATCTTTGCCATCACAGCGGAGCCGATGATCGTCTTTACGTCCAACATTTTTGCTATCTTGGGTTTGCGGTCGATGTATTTCATGCTCGCTGGTGCGGTAAGTAAGTTTCATCTGCTGAAATACGGGCTCGCGGTGGTTCTGATATTCGTCGGGCTAAAGATGGTGTGGCTGAACGACGCATTCGGCGGCAAATTCCCCGTTACATGGTCGCTGGGCTTTATCTTAACCACCATCGCCGCGTCGATCGTCGCGTCGCTGCTCTTCCCGATAAAGACGGACGAGCATGGGAAGCACAATACGGCGTCGTAG
- a CDS encoding YceH family protein translates to MPEPLTEIEARIVGALVEKQLTTPEYYPLTMNALVNACNQKNNREPVMSLDEPTVARAIQNLRDRNLVYVFHGSTSRVPKYKHMLPSYYELDEGGTAIMTVMMLRGPQTVGELRERTGRMYEFADLGEVHTALEGLINRDEPLVVKLDHLPGRKEPRYAHLLSGELDVEEIQAIAAATPASVSLAGDRISKLEGEIAALRDELAALKEDFAEFRKQFD, encoded by the coding sequence ATGCCTGAACCATTAACAGAAATAGAAGCCCGCATCGTCGGAGCACTCGTCGAAAAACAATTGACCACGCCGGAGTATTATCCGCTGACGATGAACGCTCTGGTCAACGCCTGCAATCAGAAGAACAACCGCGAGCCGGTAATGTCGCTCGATGAGCCGACGGTCGCTCGAGCGATACAGAATCTGCGAGACCGCAATCTGGTTTACGTTTTTCACGGCAGCACGAGCCGCGTGCCGAAATACAAGCACATGCTGCCGAGCTATTATGAACTGGACGAGGGCGGGACGGCGATAATGACCGTGATGATGCTCCGCGGGCCGCAGACCGTCGGGGAACTGCGTGAACGCACCGGCAGAATGTATGAATTCGCCGACCTCGGCGAGGTTCACACGGCTCTCGAAGGCCTGATCAACCGCGACGAGCCGCTCGTCGTCAAGCTCGATCATTTGCCCGGCCGCAAAGAGCCGCGTTACGCACATCTGCTTTCGGGTGAATTGGACGTTGAGGAAATTCAGGCCATCGCGGCCGCAACACCGGCTTCGGTCAGCCTGGCCGGCGACCGAATATCAAAACTCGAGGGCGAGATCGCCGCTCTCCGCGACGAACTCGCTGCACTGAAAGAGGATTTCGCCGAATTCCGAAAGCAGTTCGATTAA
- a CDS encoding cold shock domain-containing protein yields MAKSLGKVKWFNNQKGYGFIEKPGEPDIFVHYTKIGGDGYKTLVPGEEVEFEFSDGPKGPQAELVTRMVYQ; encoded by the coding sequence ATGGCAAAGTCCTTGGGCAAGGTGAAATGGTTCAATAATCAAAAGGGTTACGGCTTTATCGAAAAGCCCGGCGAACCGGATATTTTTGTGCATTACACAAAGATCGGCGGCGACGGCTACAAGACCCTTGTGCCCGGCGAAGAGGTCGAATTCGAGTTCTCTGACGGGCCGAAAGGCCCGCAGGCGGAGTTAGTTACCAGAATGGTTTATCAATAG
- a CDS encoding tryptophan 2,3-dioxygenase has protein sequence MANEYGKDAPLSYNKYLKVRELIELQEPLSEPGSHDELLFIIIHQTYELWFKQLLHELDACIGWIDKGRLFRANHSLRAAVSIEKILVTQIHILETMAPIGFLEFRDRLNPASGFQSMQFRELEFSSGAKDERILDSFKDDEFAYERLKRRFEAPSLADAFWSLLERNGLASATNDERVAAIVEILTHPEKYADIYNMQDLLIEHDELIISWRYNHIQMVERMLGMKRGTGGSDGVGYLMTTLKKKFFAELWEARTHLTI, from the coding sequence ATGGCTAATGAATACGGCAAGGACGCACCGCTTTCGTACAACAAATATTTGAAGGTCCGCGAGCTGATCGAACTGCAGGAACCGCTTTCCGAGCCCGGAAGCCACGACGAACTGCTGTTCATCATCATCCATCAGACCTACGAGCTGTGGTTCAAGCAGCTATTGCACGAATTGGACGCCTGTATCGGCTGGATAGACAAAGGGCGGCTGTTTCGGGCGAATCACTCGCTCCGTGCGGCGGTTTCTATAGAGAAGATACTCGTTACGCAGATCCACATTCTGGAGACGATGGCTCCGATCGGCTTTTTGGAATTTCGCGACAGGCTCAACCCCGCGAGCGGCTTTCAGTCGATGCAGTTTCGCGAACTGGAATTCTCGTCGGGAGCAAAGGACGAGCGGATACTTGATTCTTTCAAAGACGACGAATTCGCGTATGAGCGGCTCAAACGGCGGTTTGAAGCGCCGTCGCTCGCGGACGCGTTTTGGTCATTACTTGAAAGGAACGGCCTTGCCTCCGCAACGAACGACGAACGCGTCGCCGCGATCGTCGAAATACTCACGCATCCCGAAAAATACGCCGACATTTACAATATGCAGGACCTGCTGATCGAGCATGACGAGCTGATAATATCGTGGCGGTACAACCATATTCAGATGGTCGAACGCATGCTCGGAATGAAACGCGGCACGGGCGGATCGGACGGCGTCGGATACCTGATGACGACGCTGAAGAAGAAGTTTTTCGCCGAACTCTGGGAAGCACGAACGCATCTCACGATATAG
- a CDS encoding family 10 glycosylhydrolase has product MKTLAAILIMAIAAAAQQLPDVEREFRGVWIATVDNIDFPTKKGLPVEDQKCEIIEALDLVRSLRMNAVIFQVRPMTDAVYASKIEPWSEFLTGEMGRPQAFDPLEFLTAEAHRRGIQVHAWFNPFRAFHPAAKTVADSHVSKTRPDITRQYGRYMWLDPTERGSREHSLRVIKDVVRSYRIDAVHFDDYFYPYAERDADNKPIDFPDEKNWQAYLRSGGKMTRPDWRRWHVNTFIEQVGREIKKIRRDVIYGISPFGIWQPMPERDIAGFNAYAELYADARKWLQDGTVDYLAPQLYWETARKGLSFPVLLDWWLEQNTAGRHIWPGIAAYRIGANENMTAAEIASQIARMRSATRVRGGIFFSHKSLRNDLGGIQNVLRNEVFRRDAVLPDFPWIKSSTPKRPRVRIERGDLYVRANWNSIPNALQYVVYVRDDSGWSYSVLPAGETTILLSAGRGIRDIVVKTVSRAGKMSK; this is encoded by the coding sequence ATGAAAACACTTGCCGCAATTTTGATCATGGCTATCGCCGCCGCAGCCCAGCAGCTTCCCGACGTCGAACGTGAATTCCGCGGCGTCTGGATCGCGACGGTCGATAATATCGATTTTCCTACAAAGAAAGGCCTGCCTGTCGAGGACCAGAAATGCGAGATCATAGAGGCTCTCGACCTCGTCCGCAGCCTGCGAATGAACGCCGTCATCTTTCAGGTGCGGCCCATGACTGACGCCGTTTATGCGTCAAAGATCGAGCCGTGGTCCGAATTCCTGACCGGCGAGATGGGCCGCCCGCAGGCGTTCGACCCGCTCGAATTTCTCACCGCCGAAGCACATCGCCGCGGCATTCAGGTGCATGCGTGGTTCAATCCTTTTCGTGCGTTCCATCCCGCCGCGAAAACCGTCGCCGATTCGCACGTCAGCAAAACGCGGCCCGACATCACGCGTCAATACGGCCGCTATATGTGGCTCGACCCGACCGAACGCGGCTCGCGTGAGCATTCGCTGCGTGTGATAAAGGACGTCGTCCGAAGCTATCGCATCGATGCCGTGCATTTCGATGATTACTTCTATCCGTACGCCGAGCGCGACGCCGACAACAAGCCCATCGATTTCCCCGACGAGAAAAACTGGCAGGCGTATTTGCGTTCTGGCGGCAAGATGACGCGTCCCGATTGGCGGCGTTGGCATGTGAACACCTTTATCGAACAGGTCGGCCGCGAGATAAAGAAGATCCGCCGCGACGTTATCTACGGCATATCGCCTTTTGGTATTTGGCAGCCGATGCCGGAACGCGACATCGCCGGTTTCAACGCCTACGCCGAACTTTACGCCGATGCACGCAAATGGCTGCAGGACGGCACGGTCGATTACCTCGCACCGCAGCTTTATTGGGAAACGGCACGCAAAGGCCTTAGTTTTCCCGTGCTGCTCGATTGGTGGCTCGAACAGAACACAGCCGGCCGCCACATCTGGCCCGGCATCGCCGCCTATCGCATCGGGGCGAATGAAAACATGACCGCCGCCGAGATCGCATCGCAGATCGCGCGTATGCGCTCCGCAACGCGCGTCCGCGGCGGCATCTTCTTTAGCCACAAATCGCTGCGAAACGACCTGGGCGGAATTCAGAATGTCTTAAGGAATGAAGTCTTTCGCCGCGACGCCGTTCTGCCCGATTTTCCGTGGATCAAAAGCTCGACGCCGAAACGTCCGCGTGTCCGCATCGAACGCGGCGATCTATACGTCCGAGCCAACTGGAACAGTATCCCGAACGCTCTGCAGTACGTTGTTTATGTTCGCGATGACAGCGGCTGGAGCTATTCCGTCCTGCCCGCCGGCGAAACAACGATCTTGCTTTCCGCGGGCCGCGGCATTCGCGACATCGTCGTAAAGACGGTCAGCCGTGCAGGAAAGATGAGCAAATAA
- the serC gene encoding 3-phosphoserine/phosphohydroxythreonine transaminase, producing MTERIFNFSAGPAVLPVEVLEKARDEMLSLGGIGMSVMEISHRSKHFEKVLHAAENGIRELLGVPENYKILFLQGGATLQFSMVPLNFLGAGETADYVITGAWGKKALKEAKRCGNTNVIFTTADEGFKSVPQQSDLNFTEGAKYVHYTSNETIEGVEFHYEPDGLGVPVVCDASSNILSKPLDISKYALIYAGAQKNIGPSGVTLVIIRDDLLAAVPENQHSMLDYRVLAENDSMLNTPNTWGIYIISLVCEWLRSKGGMDGVAEMNRAKAAILYDAIDSSDGYYSGHAARGARSLMNITFRLPSEELEKQFCAEATAAGLDGLKGHRSVGGIRASVYNAFPKEGVTALTDFMADFAQKNG from the coding sequence ATGACGGAAAGGATATTCAATTTTAGTGCGGGCCCTGCTGTTCTGCCCGTTGAGGTGTTAGAAAAGGCACGCGACGAGATGCTTTCGTTGGGCGGCATCGGCATGAGCGTGATGGAGATCAGCCATAGATCGAAGCATTTTGAAAAGGTGCTGCATGCGGCTGAGAACGGCATCCGGGAACTGTTGGGCGTGCCCGAAAATTACAAGATCCTGTTCCTGCAGGGCGGTGCGACGCTGCAGTTTTCAATGGTGCCGCTGAATTTCCTCGGCGCGGGCGAGACGGCTGATTACGTGATCACCGGTGCGTGGGGAAAAAAGGCCCTCAAAGAAGCAAAACGCTGCGGGAATACCAACGTGATATTCACGACCGCGGACGAGGGCTTTAAGTCAGTTCCGCAGCAGTCGGATCTGAATTTCACTGAAGGTGCGAAATACGTCCACTACACGTCGAACGAGACCATTGAGGGCGTTGAGTTTCACTACGAGCCCGACGGCTTGGGCGTTCCGGTGGTTTGCGACGCATCGTCGAACATACTTTCGAAACCGCTCGACATCAGCAAATACGCCCTCATTTATGCCGGTGCTCAGAAGAATATCGGCCCCAGCGGCGTGACGCTGGTCATAATCCGCGACGACCTGCTCGCCGCTGTTCCCGAAAACCAGCACTCGATGCTGGATTACCGCGTGCTCGCCGAGAATGACTCGATGCTGAACACGCCGAATACTTGGGGCATTTACATCATCAGCCTCGTGTGCGAATGGCTGCGATCGAAAGGCGGCATGGACGGCGTCGCCGAAATGAACCGCGCAAAAGCGGCGATATTGTACGACGCGATCGATTCGAGCGACGGCTATTACAGCGGCCATGCCGCACGCGGCGCGCGTTCGCTGATGAACATCACATTTCGCCTGCCGTCCGAGGAACTCGAGAAGCAGTTCTGCGCAGAGGCGACCGCCGCAGGGCTCGACGGACTGAAAGGCCACCGCTCCGTCGGCGGCATCCGAGCGTCCGTTTACAATGCGTTCCCGAAAGAGGGCGTTACGGCGCTGACCGATTTCATGGCGGATTTTGCTCAAAAGAACGGCTGA
- a CDS encoding PaaI family thioesterase, whose product MDEKRSIQETYSPAGICFGCGPANEKGLRIRSFAEGDELVATWHAEPHHQAFPGILNGGIIGALLDCHSNWAAAYHIMKQRGETSAPCTVTADFHVKLLRPTPVDGPITLKARVVESSEDRATVEAELIAGGKVCDTCRGTFVAVKEGHPAYHRW is encoded by the coding sequence ATGGACGAAAAAAGGTCGATACAGGAGACGTATTCGCCTGCGGGCATCTGCTTCGGCTGCGGGCCGGCGAATGAGAAAGGACTGAGGATACGCAGCTTTGCAGAGGGCGACGAACTCGTCGCGACGTGGCACGCCGAGCCGCACCATCAGGCATTTCCGGGCATTTTGAACGGCGGCATCATCGGTGCTCTTCTGGATTGCCACTCGAATTGGGCGGCGGCGTATCACATCATGAAGCAACGCGGCGAGACCAGTGCACCGTGTACCGTAACGGCGGATTTTCACGTTAAGCTGCTGCGGCCGACGCCCGTTGACGGGCCGATAACGCTGAAAGCACGTGTCGTGGAATCATCGGAGGACCGTGCGACCGTCGAGGCTGAGCTGATCGCGGGCGGCAAGGTCTGCGATACGTGCCGCGGGACGTTCGTCGCGGTCAAGGAAGGCCATCCTGCGTATCACAGGTGGTGA
- a CDS encoding bifunctional metallophosphatase/5'-nucleotidase, giving the protein MLNRFALVIVFVGLLSAAAFGQNAETVRVTFLHLNDTYQFTPVDGGKRGGLARVMTIRRQTLKDNPNTLMTLGGDTLSPSVETRTYRGKQMIDAWNKVGLDYSVLGNHEFDIKTNEILDRIKESNFTWLGSNVIDTKTGKIFADLPPFVIREFGGVKVGLFGLLLPETKETSSMEAHLKVADYCETARDMIAKMRAAGANTIVGVTHLFMAQDKRVAQCAPGIDLILGGHEHTLLQSSAAGVPIFKMWADAREVGRFDLYIDKKTGKVTSMDWQIIPVTDAIPDDPDFAPVYAKYKELLDQLEVRVGATAVPLDALSHSVRSKETDIGNFIADAYRNAVGADIGFVNGGSIRADLSYNPGPLTKRDVLSMLPFNNPIVKVEVTGKLLMEILEHGVARSGVGEDNEPGRFPQVSGVCFKFDRLKSAGSRVSDVCVGGDPIDLNKTYTIATSDFLVSRGGDGYTMFSKAKVLIDAEKAPKDSDVFEQAIKNSPNSTISPKVEGRIVRVN; this is encoded by the coding sequence ATGCTCAATCGATTTGCTCTTGTTATCGTTTTTGTTGGCCTTTTGTCTGCTGCGGCGTTCGGTCAGAATGCCGAAACGGTACGCGTTACGTTCCTGCATCTGAACGACACGTATCAGTTCACGCCTGTTGACGGAGGCAAACGCGGCGGGCTTGCCCGCGTGATGACCATCCGCAGACAGACGCTGAAAGACAATCCGAACACGCTGATGACGCTGGGCGGCGACACGCTGTCGCCTTCGGTCGAAACGCGAACATACCGCGGCAAACAGATGATAGACGCATGGAACAAGGTCGGGCTGGATTACAGCGTGCTGGGCAATCACGAATTCGACATCAAAACGAACGAGATACTAGACCGGATCAAGGAATCGAATTTCACATGGCTTGGATCGAACGTCATCGACACGAAAACGGGCAAGATATTCGCCGATCTGCCGCCGTTCGTGATCCGCGAATTCGGCGGAGTGAAGGTCGGGCTTTTCGGCCTGCTGCTGCCCGAGACGAAAGAGACATCGTCAATGGAAGCCCACCTGAAGGTCGCCGATTACTGCGAAACGGCACGCGACATGATCGCGAAAATGCGTGCCGCCGGTGCGAATACCATCGTCGGTGTTACGCATTTGTTCATGGCGCAGGACAAGCGCGTCGCACAATGTGCCCCCGGCATTGACCTAATACTCGGCGGCCACGAACACACGCTGCTGCAGTCGTCAGCCGCGGGCGTTCCGATATTCAAAATGTGGGCCGACGCCCGCGAGGTCGGCCGTTTTGATCTGTATATCGACAAAAAGACGGGCAAGGTGACGAGCATGGACTGGCAAATAATCCCAGTGACCGATGCCATTCCTGACGACCCGGATTTTGCTCCTGTTTACGCGAAGTACAAGGAACTGCTCGATCAGCTCGAGGTACGCGTCGGAGCGACCGCGGTGCCGCTGGACGCGCTTTCGCACTCGGTGCGTTCGAAAGAAACGGACATCGGCAATTTTATCGCCGACGCTTACCGCAATGCCGTCGGCGCAGACATCGGTTTCGTCAATGGCGGTTCGATCCGCGCCGACCTATCGTACAATCCCGGGCCGCTGACCAAACGCGACGTGCTCTCGATGCTGCCTTTCAATAATCCGATCGTAAAGGTCGAAGTAACGGGCAAACTGCTGATGGAGATACTCGAACACGGCGTCGCGCGCAGCGGCGTCGGCGAGGACAATGAGCCCGGGCGTTTCCCGCAGGTGTCGGGCGTGTGTTTCAAATTTGACCGCCTCAAATCCGCCGGCAGCCGCGTTTCTGATGTATGCGTCGGCGGCGACCCGATCGACCTTAACAAGACCTACACCATCGCGACGTCGGATTTCCTCGTCTCGCGCGGCGGGGACGGCTACACGATGTTCTCAAAGGCAAAGGTTCTGATCGACGCTGAAAAAGCACCGAAAGATTCTGACGTTTTCGAACAGGCGATAAAGAACTCGCCAAACTCCACCATATCGCCAAAGGTCGAAGGCCGCATCGTGAGGGTGAATTAG